A window of Castanea sativa cultivar Marrone di Chiusa Pesio chromosome 1, ASM4071231v1 contains these coding sequences:
- the LOC142622082 gene encoding uncharacterized protein LOC142622082: protein MGSTFNPQILMEKLAKLNNSQASIETLSHWCIFHMNKAKQVVETWARQFHCSPREQRLAFLYLANDILQNSRRKGSEFVGEFWKVLPDALRDVIENGDEFGRNAALRLVGIWEERKVFGSRAQVLKEELVGRQLENSNRNGKSLNFKLRPPAGNKLEKIVSEYHIVYGGQSDEDVILSKCRNAISSLEKAEKEISSDINSVGQFHGSAFVEELQGQHAVLRDCIEQLTAVESSRSSLVSRLREALQEQEFKLDQVRNQLQAAQSQSEQAGNICQQFLNRDKVQSLAEQSPKEAQTSLAPHSFVPGDREQSAPVMYTRQVSYPEKSGHIEEDPRKSAAAAVAAKLTASTSSVQMLSYVLSSLASEGVIGNSMKESSNDYPPEKRPKLENDQSSYIPPPQNVQQPPVPPFPHPESIQHNVSTTSQQFAPNEPPPPPSSSPPPLPPLPPMPQYPVPQYMQTAGSISSVPYSYGMPQQQLPSMPGYPPVSGISPFTTTNSYQSFQGSDGNIYNQPPSMPMAPISRQ, encoded by the exons ATGGGCAGTACATTCAATCCACAGATTTTAATGGAAAAGCTAGCCAAGCTCAACAATTCACAGGCTAGTATAGAGA CTTTATCACATTGGTGTATATTCCATATGAATAAAGCAAAACAAGTTGTTGAAACATGGGCTCGGCAGTTTCACTGTTCTCCACGTGAGCAGAGATTGGCCTTTCTATATCTTGCAAATGACATATTGCAGAACAGTAGGCGAAAGGGTTCGGAGTTTGTTGGTGAATTTTGGAAGGTTCTTCCAGATGCTCTTCGTGATGTGATTGAAAATGGGGATGAGTTTGGAAGGAATGCTGCACTTCGTCTG GTTGGGATatgggaagaaagaaaagtttttgGTTCTCGTGCACAAGTTCTTAAGGAAGAGCTTGTGGGTAGGCAACTGGAAAATAGTAATAGAAATGGAAAGAGTTTGAACTTCAAACTG AGACCGCCTGCTGgaaataaattggaaaaaataGTTTCAGAGTATCATATCGTTTATGGTGGCCAGTCAGATGAAGATGTTATATTGAGCAAATGTAGGAATGCTATTAGCAGCCTTGAGAAAGCAGAGAAGGAAATTAGCAGCGATATTAATTCAG TTGGACAATTCCATGGATCTGCATTTGTGGAGGAGCTGCAGGGGCAGCATGCTGTACTGAGGGACTGTATTGAACAACTAACGGCAGTTGAATCATCTAGATCAAGTCTTGTGTCTCGTTTAAGAGAAGCTCTCCAGGAGCAG GAATTTAAGCTGGATCAAGTCCGTAACCAACTTCAG GCCGCACAGTCCCAGTCAGAGCAGGCAGGTAATATCTGCCAACAGTTTCTAAATAGAGACAAAGTTCAGTCACTAGCTGAGCAAAGCCCAAAGGAAGCTCAAACCTCCCTAGCACCTCACAGCTTTGTACCGGGAGATAGGGAACAATCAGCTCCAGTAATGTACACTCGGCAGGTTTCCTATCCTGAAAAATCTGGCCACATTGAGGAAGACCCACGCAAGTCTGCTGCCGCTGCAGTGGCAGCAAAGCTAACTGCATCAACATCCTCTGTCCAGATGCTCTCTTATGTCCTATCCTCCCTTGCATCAGAGGGTGTCATAGGCAATTCAATGAAAGAATCCTCTAACGATTACCCTCCTGAAAAGAGgccaaaacttgaaaatgaccaatCCTCTTACATACCACCACCTCAAAATGTTCAACAACCTCCAGTTCCTCCTTTCCCTCATCCTGAATCTATCCAACACAATGTGTCTACCACCAGCCAACAATTTGCACCAAATGAGCCACCACCTCCCCCCTCATCGTCTCCTCCACCACTGCCACCACTACCACCTATGCCACAGTATCCAGTGCCCCAGTACATGCAGACTGCTGGATCAATAAGTAGTGTACCATACAGCTATGGCATGCCCCAACAGCAGCTGCCTTCAATGCCTGGTTATCCTCCAGTGTCTGGGATTTCTCCCTTTACAACTACAAATTCTTACCAAAGTTTTCAGGGTTCTGATGGCAATATTTATAACCAGCCACCGTCCATGCCAATGGCTCCTATTTCTCGACAATAG